TCCGCACACGATCGTCTTTTCGCCAGAGCAAGCGATTTACGACATCAGCATCCTCCCTGAAGAACCGCGTGACGACACCAGTTTGTCCGGCACTTCGGCGGCCAACCTGCAGCTACTGCCAACCGACAAGGTGCTCGTCAACGCTCGCTCGGAAGACTGGTTGTACGAACCGTTCGATAAGCAATACACCTATGAAGAGTTAGCCCGTGCCGACTGGAAAGTCGCCCTGCAGCCAATCCCCGCTAAGTCGATCCTGGTACACATCACCAACATGGCCATCCAAGGCAAATGGGACGAAGCCACCCAGGAGTTTGCCCGAGCCGCGGTGTTGTACCCCGACCTGAAAGACAAACCTTCTTCCGAATCGGCCCAGTTGCAGGGAACGCCTGCGGTGGTTTCTTATTCGCTGCTTCCGAATCAATTGGTCGCAGCCTTAAGTGCTGACGGTTCGAGTAAACTCGGCATCGTACCGCTGGACGAGCCTGCAAAGCGAACCGAAGACATTTCGCTCAGCACGATCCCTCACCAGATTCACCTGCCAGGCCGTATGCCCTGGGCCGTGCTGATCCAGGACAGCTCTGCTGAGGTGGTACCACTTGATGGTTCCGCTAAGCCGTATGAAATCGACCTCGGCAAACCAGGCAATGCCAGCTACCGCGAGGTAGGACCTTCGGCCTTGTCACCTCGCGGCGATACAATCGTCGTCGGACACGATCAGAACCGAGTCGCCCTTCTGACAGTCGGCGAAGGGGAACAGCCCATCACCAAGACAAGCGAGCAGTTTGCTTCTTCGTCACTGGTAGTAGCGGTCGGGTTCACGCCCGATGGCATGCACTGCTTTACCATCGGCATCGATGGAAAGGGCCAAAAGTGGTCCGTCAAGGGGTTTGGTGCAGGGACGAGTTCGTTTGAAATAGCCGATCTCGACGAAGAAGTCCTGGCCTTACATCCCGTTTCCGAAAACCGCTTCTTCGCGTTCACGGATTCGAAGCTGCTCGACATTCAGCTGGCCGAAGGGGACGCCGCCGCCCAATCCAAACAGGTCGCCGACCTTCGTTCAGGGTTGATCGTGAGCCGACTGACCGGCGATCAGAAGTACCTGATCTTCAGCACCCAGGGGCAGTCTCAGCCCTTGTCGATTCTGAATGTCGAAACCGGCGATCTGACGAGCATTGCCCCGCCAGACATCAAAGGACTGGTCGAAGACTTCGATGTTTCGGCCGATGGTCGCTGGGTCGTATATGTCGACACGGCCGGTGCCCTGTTCGCAATCGATCTGAATGGTAATCCACTCACGCCCATGCCACTCGCCCCATCCCCTGGCGAGCGGATCAAGTTCGTCCGCATCGCATCCGGCGCGATGGATGTCGTCACCCTGGCCGAAGACGGCACAACGACCAAGTGGAACCTGGTCCAGCTACTCATGGCCGCCGGGGCGAACGCCAACGCAAACTAACGCCCCCTCACCCTAACCCTCTCCCCCGCAGACGGTGGAGAGGGGACTGGAGGAAGAACGCTTACTTGGCGGTGAGCAGCAACTCCCCTTCCTTCGGGAAGTAGGGCGTGCCCGTCTTTCCGTCGCCGGAATCCCACCGCATGTACTTTTGAATCACGTGGGCTTCTTCCGACTCTGGCCAGAAGGCCAGGATGTGAATCAGGTGTTGGCGGGCCAGT
The Blastopirellula marina genome window above contains:
- a CDS encoding WD40 repeat domain-containing serine/threonine protein kinase, with product MFNKGDKPIPGYRLERFLGRGQFGEVWAADGPGGTLVALKFIALQQKTGIRELKSIQAVKRIKHANLCSVNAMWLLGYDGEVLDDHEIDLLIRNQAKEQKNAAQTLAIEQTQTLHNPQYLVVSMTLAEGSLDERLKSFTEGGIPRDQLMDYMVQAARGIDFLNSPVHDVGGTKVGIQHRDIKPANLLFAGDSVLVGDFGVAGAFGEYDTEATSVVGSLCYMSPESIKRIPSSSSDQYALAITYYQLRTGTLPFEPTVSFAELVDIHVRGKLQFPLVSDHERAVLGKATATDPKQRYKNCVEFAKSLAPPVEAPLAATKRASSFSPIVGGAIAVALLIGILAASFFLSGDNNTSTGPQLDPHTIVFSPEQAIYDISILPEEPRDDTSLSGTSAANLQLLPTDKVLVNARSEDWLYEPFDKQYTYEELARADWKVALQPIPAKSILVHITNMAIQGKWDEATQEFARAAVLYPDLKDKPSSESAQLQGTPAVVSYSLLPNQLVAALSADGSSKLGIVPLDEPAKRTEDISLSTIPHQIHLPGRMPWAVLIQDSSAEVVPLDGSAKPYEIDLGKPGNASYREVGPSALSPRGDTIVVGHDQNRVALLTVGEGEQPITKTSEQFASSSLVVAVGFTPDGMHCFTIGIDGKGQKWSVKGFGAGTSSFEIADLDEEVLALHPVSENRFFAFTDSKLLDIQLAEGDAAAQSKQVADLRSGLIVSRLTGDQKYLIFSTQGQSQPLSILNVETGDLTSIAPPDIKGLVEDFDVSADGRWVVYVDTAGALFAIDLNGNPLTPMPLAPSPGERIKFVRIASGAMDVVTLAEDGTTTKWNLVQLLMAAGANANAN